One Ovis aries strain OAR_USU_Benz2616 breed Rambouillet chromosome 4, ARS-UI_Ramb_v3.0, whole genome shotgun sequence DNA window includes the following coding sequences:
- the LOC101112897 gene encoding olfactory receptor 9A4-like translates to MLKNYSSTTEFYLLGFPGSKELRDILFATFFSFYLVTMVGNILIIVVVCVDKRLQTPMYFFLGHLFVLEMLTTTVTVPLMLWGLLLPGMQAISLTACCVQLYLYLSLGISEFILFAAMAVDRYVAVCNPLRYIIIMNSHTCLWVVVVSWVFGFLFEIWPVYATFHLTFCKSNVLDHFYCDRGQLFKLSCDNSLFTEFILFLMAVFVLFGSLIPTIVSYTYIISTILKIPSGSGCWKAFSTCASHFTCVVIGYSSCLFLYVKPKQTQAAEYNRVASLMVVVVSPFLNPFIFTLRNDKFTEVF, encoded by the coding sequence ATGTTGAAAAATTACTCTAGCACCACGGAATTTTATCTCCTTGGTTTTCCTGGCTCTAAAGAACTACGTGATATTCTTTTtgccactttcttttccttttacttgGTGACAATGGTGGGAAATATCCTCATTATTGTGGTTGTCTGTGTTGATAAACGTCTGCAGAcccccatgtatttcttcctggGTCACCTCTTTGTCCTAGAGATGCTGACCACAACCGTGACTGTCCCCTTGATGCTCTGGGGTCTGCTACTTCCTGGGATGCAGGCAATATCCTTGACAGCCTGTTGTGTACAACTGTATCTGTACCTGTCTTTGGGAATATCGGAGTTCATATTATTTGCTGCGATGGCTGTGGATCGTTATGTGGCTGTCTGTAACCCTCTGCGGTACATCATCATTATGAACAGCCATACCTGTCTCTGGGTGGTAGTTGTGTCCTGGGTATTTGGCTTCCTGTTTGAAATCTGGCCAGTCTATGCCACGTTTCATCTTACTTTCTGCAAATCAAATGTGCTAGACCATTTTTACTGTGACCGAGGACAGCTATTCAAGCTATCGTGTGATAATAGCCTTTTCactgaatttattctttttttaatggccgTTTTTGTACTTTTTGGTTCTTTGATCCCTACAATTGTCTCCTACACCTACATCATCTCCACCATCCTCAAGATCCCTTCAGGATCTGGCTGCTGGAAAGCCTTCTCTACATGTGCCTCCCACTTCACCTGTGTCGTGATCGGCTACAGCAGCTGCTTGTTCCTCTATGTGAAACCCAAGCAAACGCAGGCCGCTGAGTACAACAGGGTAGCCTCACtgatggtggtagtggtgagCCCTTTTCTGAACCCTTTTATCTTCACCCTCCGAAATGACAAATTCACAGAGGTGTTTTGA
- the LOC101110753 gene encoding olfactory receptor 9A1-like — translation MLKNYSSITEFYLLGFPGSKELHNILFATFFFFYSVTLIGNMVIILTVCVDKRLQSPMYFFLGHLSVLEILITSVAVPVMLWGLLLPGMQAVSLSACCVQLYLYLSLGTSELLLIGAMAVDRYVAVCNPLRYTIIMNSRTCLWVVIVSWVFGFLFQIWPVYATFHLTFCKSNVLDHFYCDRGQLLKLSCDNSLFTEFILFLMAVFIIVGSMIPTVVSYTCIVSTILRIPSGSGRRKAFSTCASHFTFVVIGYGSCLFLFVKPKQTQAAEYNRVASLMVLVVNPFLNPFIFTLRNDKFIEAFQNVMKRCYQLLRD, via the coding sequence ATGTTGAAAAATTACTCTAGCATCACTGAATTTTATCTCCTTGGCTTCCCTGGCTCTAAAGAACTGCACAATATTCTATTTgccaccttctttttcttctactcTGTGACATTAATTGGAAACATGGTCATCATCTTGACAGTCTGTGTTGATAAACGTCTTCAGTcccccatgtatttcttcctggGTCACCTCTCTGTCCTAGAGATCCTGATCACATCTGTGGCCGTCCCTGTGATGCTCTGGGGTCTGCTTCTTCCTGGGATGCAGGCAGTATCTTTGAGTGCCTGTTGTGTACAATTGTATTTGTACTTGTCTTTGGGAACATCAGAGTTGTTACTAATAGGAGCGATGGCTGTGGACCGTTATGTGGCTGTCTGTAACCCTTTGAGATACACCATCATTATGAACAGCCGCACCTGTCTCTGGGTGGTAATTGTGTCCTGGGTATTTGGCTTCCTGTTTCAAATCTGGCCAGTCTATGCCACGTTTCATCTTACTTTCTGCAAATCAAATGTGCTAGACCATTTTTACTGTGACCGAGGGCAACTGCTCAAACTATCCTGTGATAACAGTCTTTTCACAgagtttattctgtttttaatggCTGTTTTCATTATTGTTGGTTCGATGATCCCTACAGTTGTCTCCTACACCTGCATTGTATCCACCATCCTCAGGATCCCCTCAGGCTCCGGCCGCAGGAAAGCCTTCTCTACCTGTGCCTCCCACTTCACCTTTGTTGTCATCGGCTACGGCAGCTGCTTGTTCCTCTTTGTGAAACCCAAGCAAACGCAGGCCGCTGAGTACAACAGGGTAGCATCACTGATGGTTTTAGTGGTGAACCCTTTTCTGAACCCTTTTATCTTCACCCTCCGGAATGACAAATTCATAGAGGCCTTTCAAAATGTCATGAAACGCTGCTATCAACTCCTGAGGGATTAG